A genomic segment from Methanosphaera cuniculi encodes:
- the cobK gene encoding precorrin-6A reductase: MRYMVMSGTSDSTKVIKYLKEVDDENYILATTVTDYGAKIAENAGADKVIAKALRKEDFIDVILENKIDTLIDTTHPFAQIATETAIESTKEANINYIRYERTSTKLPESDLIHEVASFEEGAHKALELLGDNESKLMHLAGVTTLPKIVDVIDPKQVIVRVLPNVFSITKTQETGINASNIVAMQGTYSEEFNKALMKEYNIKVMLTKESGESGGAEEKINAALDLKIPVVLVKRPVIEGIEKYPIVRSIDELKEVL, from the coding sequence ATGAGATACATGGTAATGTCCGGTACATCAGATTCAACAAAAGTAATAAAATATCTTAAAGAAGTTGATGATGAAAACTATATTCTTGCAACAACAGTAACAGATTATGGAGCAAAAATAGCAGAAAATGCAGGTGCTGATAAAGTAATAGCAAAAGCACTAAGAAAAGAAGACTTCATTGATGTAATATTAGAAAATAAAATAGATACACTAATTGACACAACACACCCATTTGCACAAATAGCAACAGAAACTGCAATAGAAAGTACAAAAGAAGCTAATATAAACTACATAAGATATGAACGCACATCAACCAAACTACCAGAATCAGACTTAATACATGAAGTAGCATCATTTGAAGAAGGAGCACATAAAGCATTAGAACTACTAGGTGATAATGAATCAAAACTAATGCATCTTGCAGGAGTAACAACACTACCAAAAATAGTAGATGTAATTGATCCAAAACAGGTAATAGTACGAGTACTACCAAATGTATTTAGTATAACAAAAACCCAAGAAACAGGAATAAATGCAAGTAATATTGTAGCAATGCAAGGAACATACTCAGAAGAATTTAACAAAGCATTAATGAAAGAATACAACATAAAAGTAATGCTTACCAAAGAAAGTGGTGAAAGTGGAGGAGCAGAAGAAAAAATTAATGCAGCATTAGATCTTAAAATACCAGTAGTTCTAGTTAAAAGACCAGTAATTGAAGGAATAGAAAAATATCCTATCGTACGTTCAATTGATGAGCTTAAAGAAGTACTATAA
- a CDS encoding cation-translocating P-type ATPase — translation MTKWEEIDETTVLKKLETTTNGLSTNEANIRLEKNGKNVLKEEKKDSNLKKFLTQFSEPLMILLILAAIVSALIGDMLDSGVIFFVVILNAYLGYSQENKAENAMQKLKSITKNTAIVIRDGKQQQINAEDIVVGDIVVLEEGDCVPADMRIIEEYEVKIDESALTGESLPIKKYSKADDDNSHSNIAFMDTFISMGRAKGAVIATGMDTEIGKIASMIQHDDKSKTPLEIKIAKLGKMLGLLSIVICVIIVILELLQGIPLAETFMTAVSLAVAAIPEGLPAILTLTLALGMQKMAKNNVIIRKLLAVETLGSCSVICTDKTGTLTKNQLTVTKSYLTNPNMGYMISALCNNARIDGDKKIGDPTDIAALEFAYENNFKNTNTTRLNEIPLDSIRKRMATINKINDDDYILIKGAPELLLNMCTYIDNNGKIIKLDENTKNEIQNKITSYTNDALRVLLLAYKKIDNYQDQSIEELECDLTFVGIIGMMDPPRENVKHAIQTCNNAGINVKMITGDHKNTASAIAKLVGIKNPENVITGSELKKLSDDELQEKIVNTNVFARVFPEQKVRIVKAVEANGEVVSMTGDGINDAPALTAADIGVAMGSGTDVAKESSDMVLQDDNFSTIIYAVEEGRTIYSNIKRFIKYQLSTNIAAIFTILLSSILAIPLPFNPIQLLCINIIMDGPPAQSLGMEGSDENIMNIPPSDENILSKDNLTHITLIGIIMGLGTLGLYLYEISIGTTHLVASTIAFTVFVVYQLFNVFNCRSKSNKKNKTLIIAVIGSFILQLCAIYLPFLQPIFRTTAIPLTSWILIVVVAFTVLIAEQIIRRFENNII, via the coding sequence ATGACAAAATGGGAAGAAATAGATGAAACAACAGTACTTAAAAAACTAGAAACAACAACAAATGGACTAAGTACAAATGAGGCAAATATTCGTCTAGAAAAAAATGGTAAAAACGTACTTAAAGAAGAAAAAAAAGATTCAAATCTTAAAAAGTTTCTAACACAATTTAGCGAACCTTTAATGATACTACTAATTCTAGCAGCAATAGTATCAGCCTTAATAGGAGATATGCTAGATAGTGGAGTAATCTTTTTTGTAGTAATACTAAATGCATACCTAGGATATAGCCAGGAAAACAAAGCAGAAAATGCAATGCAAAAACTTAAATCAATCACTAAAAACACAGCAATAGTAATACGTGATGGTAAACAACAACAAATAAATGCTGAAGACATAGTAGTAGGTGATATAGTAGTACTTGAAGAAGGAGACTGTGTACCTGCAGATATGAGAATTATTGAAGAATATGAAGTTAAAATTGATGAATCAGCACTTACTGGTGAATCACTTCCAATAAAAAAATATTCAAAAGCAGATGATGATAACTCACATTCTAATATTGCATTTATGGATACATTTATAAGCATGGGACGAGCAAAAGGAGCAGTAATTGCAACTGGAATGGATACAGAAATTGGTAAAATTGCATCAATGATCCAACATGATGATAAATCAAAAACACCTCTTGAAATTAAAATAGCTAAACTTGGTAAAATGCTAGGACTTCTTTCAATTGTAATATGTGTAATAATTGTAATACTTGAATTACTTCAAGGAATACCACTTGCTGAAACATTTATGACAGCAGTATCACTTGCTGTTGCTGCAATACCAGAAGGACTTCCTGCTATTCTTACATTAACACTAGCACTTGGTATGCAGAAGATGGCAAAAAACAATGTTATCATACGAAAACTATTAGCTGTTGAAACACTAGGATCATGTTCTGTAATATGTACAGATAAAACAGGAACTCTAACAAAAAATCAATTAACTGTAACAAAATCATATCTTACAAATCCTAATATGGGTTATATGATATCAGCATTATGTAATAATGCACGTATTGATGGTGATAAAAAAATTGGTGATCCAACAGATATAGCAGCACTTGAATTTGCATATGAAAACAATTTCAAAAATACAAATACAACTCGATTAAATGAAATACCACTTGATAGTATACGAAAGAGAATGGCAACAATCAACAAAATAAATGATGATGACTACATTCTAATTAAAGGAGCACCAGAACTTCTACTAAACATGTGTACATACATAGATAACAATGGAAAAATAATCAAACTTGATGAAAATACAAAAAATGAAATACAAAATAAGATAACATCATACACAAATGATGCACTACGAGTACTACTTCTAGCATACAAAAAAATAGATAACTACCAAGATCAAAGCATAGAAGAACTTGAATGTGACCTTACATTTGTTGGAATAATAGGAATGATGGATCCACCACGAGAAAATGTAAAACATGCAATACAAACATGTAACAATGCTGGTATAAATGTTAAAATGATCACAGGTGACCATAAAAACACAGCAAGTGCAATAGCAAAACTTGTTGGAATTAAAAATCCAGAAAATGTAATAACAGGATCAGAACTTAAAAAACTATCAGATGATGAACTACAAGAAAAAATAGTAAATACCAATGTATTTGCACGAGTATTTCCAGAACAAAAAGTTCGCATTGTAAAAGCAGTAGAAGCAAATGGTGAAGTTGTATCAATGACTGGAGATGGAATAAATGATGCACCAGCACTAACAGCAGCAGATATTGGAGTTGCAATGGGATCAGGAACAGATGTAGCAAAAGAATCAAGTGATATGGTATTACAAGATGATAACTTCTCAACTATTATCTATGCAGTAGAGGAAGGACGTACAATATATTCAAATATTAAAAGATTCATAAAATATCAGCTATCAACAAACATAGCAGCAATATTTACAATATTACTTTCATCAATACTAGCAATACCACTACCATTTAATCCAATACAACTTCTCTGTATAAACATAATAATGGATGGACCACCAGCACAATCACTAGGAATGGAAGGATCTGATGAAAACATCATGAACATACCACCAAGTGATGAAAACATCCTATCAAAAGACAACCTAACACACATAACACTAATTGGAATCATAATGGGACTAGGAACACTAGGATTATACTTATATGAAATATCAATTGGAACAACACATCTTGTTGCAAGTACTATAGCATTCACAGTATTTGTAGTATACCAGTTATTTAATGTATTTAACTGCAGATCAAAAAGTAATAAGAAAAATAAAACACTTATAATAGCAGTAATAGGATCATTCATACTACAACTATGTGCAATCTACTTACCATTCCTACAACCAATATTTAGAACAACAGCAATACCACTAACATCATGGATACTTATTGTAGTAGTTGCATTTACAGTACTAATTGCAGAACAAATAATAAGACGCTTTGAAAACAATATAATTTAA
- a CDS encoding UPF0146 family protein — MTQIWDDFTDYISQNYPDAKKIVEVGVGAILTPAQLLKEKLPDTKIKLIDIHPKNETVIYDDITQPTDSIYENCDLIYAIRPPEELQPDIMNLANKYNTDIIIKPLFTEEINLKYKNKLKLKNYKRLSLYHYKRGI, encoded by the coding sequence ATGACACAAATATGGGATGACTTCACAGACTACATAAGTCAAAATTACCCAGATGCTAAAAAAATAGTGGAAGTAGGAGTAGGAGCAATACTAACACCAGCACAACTACTAAAAGAAAAACTACCAGATACCAAAATAAAACTCATTGACATACATCCAAAAAATGAAACAGTAATATATGATGATATAACACAACCAACAGATTCAATCTATGAAAATTGTGATTTAATCTATGCAATACGACCACCTGAAGAACTACAACCTGACATAATGAACTTAGCAAATAAATATAATACAGATATCATAATAAAACCATTATTTACAGAAGAAATAAACCTTAAATACAAAAATAAACTAAAACTCAAAAACTATAAACGACTTTCATTATACCACTACAAAAGAGGGATTTAA
- the rimI gene encoding ribosomal protein S18-alanine N-acetyltransferase yields MIIRDFKPTDLDEVIRIEYESFSEPYPIDIIMRLYEAGAGFLVAEISSNIVGYIIFWIKDGIGHIIVIAIDSNFRGMQIGTLLLQRAIEIFYVNDICDVKLEVKKSNIRAIHFYQQNGFRQIAEEDKYYSDGETAIIMLHKYEKKNT; encoded by the coding sequence ATGATTATCCGTGATTTTAAGCCTACAGATTTAGATGAAGTTATAAGAATTGAGTATGAAAGTTTCTCAGAACCTTATCCTATTGATATTATTATGAGATTATATGAAGCTGGTGCTGGTTTTCTTGTAGCTGAAATATCATCAAATATAGTAGGTTATATTATTTTCTGGATAAAAGATGGTATTGGTCATATTATTGTCATTGCAATAGATTCAAATTTCCGTGGTATGCAGATAGGTACATTATTATTACAACGTGCTATTGAAATATTCTATGTAAATGATATATGTGATGTAAAGCTTGAAGTTAAAAAGTCAAATATACGAGCAATACATTTTTATCAACAAAATGGTTTTAGACAAATTGCTGAGGAAGATAAATATTATTCTGATGGTGAAACTGCCATTATCATGCTTCATAAGTATGAGAAGAAAAATACATAA
- the carA gene encoding glutamine-hydrolyzing carbamoyl-phosphate synthase small subunit has translation MVKTAKLALEDGTILKGEGFGAECIKTGELVFSTAMVGYVEALTDPSFKGQILMSTYPLEGNYGVSSEWYQSDDIKTEAYVVRQLCDEPYHPKSEKTLSEFLEENEVPGISNIDTRALTLKIREAGSMKAAVANAEISDEELLELVRKQPGIEELNLVDKVSVKQPKQINERCEYNIAILDCGVKKNIIDNLVERNVGVTLLPSNTSFDDIMKLDVDGVLISSGPGNPENVEKIQDTIKQLAEVMPVAGICLGQQIIALTYGADIYKMKFGHRGLNQPVQDLETKTVYMTSQNHSFAIDENSINDTDLEITQINLNDQTPEAIKHTKLPVFGIQYHPEAGPGPNDSKTFFDDFIETVKTYQK, from the coding sequence TTGGTAAAAACTGCAAAATTAGCATTAGAAGACGGTACAATACTAAAAGGAGAAGGCTTTGGTGCTGAATGTATAAAAACAGGAGAGTTAGTATTTTCCACAGCAATGGTAGGATATGTAGAAGCACTAACAGATCCATCATTTAAAGGACAAATACTAATGTCAACATATCCTCTAGAAGGAAACTATGGAGTATCATCAGAATGGTATCAATCAGATGATATAAAAACTGAAGCATATGTTGTACGTCAATTATGTGATGAACCATATCATCCAAAATCTGAAAAAACACTATCAGAATTTCTAGAAGAAAATGAAGTACCAGGAATAAGTAATATTGATACAAGAGCATTAACACTTAAAATACGTGAAGCTGGATCAATGAAAGCAGCAGTAGCAAATGCTGAAATATCAGATGAAGAACTACTAGAATTAGTACGTAAACAACCTGGAATTGAAGAATTAAATCTAGTTGATAAAGTATCAGTAAAACAACCAAAACAAATCAATGAAAGATGTGAATATAACATAGCAATACTAGATTGTGGAGTAAAGAAAAACATCATAGATAACCTAGTAGAACGTAACGTTGGAGTAACACTACTACCATCAAACACATCATTTGATGATATAATGAAACTTGATGTTGATGGAGTACTAATATCAAGTGGACCTGGAAATCCAGAAAATGTAGAAAAAATACAAGATACAATAAAACAACTTGCAGAAGTAATGCCAGTTGCAGGAATATGTCTAGGACAACAAATCATAGCATTAACATATGGTGCTGATATCTATAAAATGAAATTTGGACACAGAGGATTAAACCAGCCAGTACAAGATCTAGAAACAAAAACAGTATACATGACATCACAAAATCACAGCTTTGCAATAGATGAAAACTCAATAAATGATACAGACCTTGAAATAACACAAATAAATCTAAATGACCAAACACCAGAAGCAATAAAACACACAAAACTACCTGTATTTGGAATACAATATCACCCAGAAGCAGGACCTGGACCAAATGATTCAAAAACATTCTTTGATGACTTCATAGAAACTGTGAAAACATATCAAAAATAA